One Alicyclobacillus acidoterrestris DNA window includes the following coding sequences:
- the tmk gene encoding dTMP kinase: MTRGVFITFEGIDGAGKTTQIQLLASALAKANVDVVCTREPGGTQLGDQIRSLLLSRENQSMTPRTEALLYAASRAQLVEEVIVPSLQAGKVVLCDRYVDASIAYQGGGLGLGEEAVARMNEFAVNGVLPDLTILFDLPLADARERLRQSRGTAHLDRIESRDAAYFSRVQAAFARLSAEAKSRIQIVDARHSVDALQQEIYHIVWKHIAREKNLER; encoded by the coding sequence GTGACACGTGGGGTATTTATTACGTTTGAGGGCATTGACGGTGCCGGAAAGACGACACAGATTCAATTGCTGGCGAGTGCGCTGGCGAAGGCCAATGTCGATGTTGTATGTACGAGAGAACCAGGGGGGACTCAACTCGGTGATCAGATTCGGTCTTTATTGCTGAGTCGGGAGAATCAGTCGATGACGCCGCGGACGGAGGCTTTGCTCTACGCTGCCTCGCGGGCACAGCTGGTTGAAGAGGTGATTGTCCCGAGCTTACAGGCGGGGAAGGTCGTGCTTTGTGATCGATATGTGGATGCGTCCATTGCGTATCAGGGCGGCGGCCTTGGGCTTGGTGAAGAGGCGGTTGCACGGATGAATGAATTTGCCGTGAACGGCGTGTTGCCCGATTTGACGATTTTGTTTGATCTCCCATTGGCCGATGCCAGGGAACGCCTGCGGCAATCGCGGGGGACGGCCCATTTGGATCGCATTGAGTCCCGCGACGCTGCATATTTTAGTCGTGTACAGGCTGCCTTTGCCAGACTGTCTGCAGAGGCCAAATCGCGTATTCAAATCGTCGATGCGCGCCATTCCGTCGATGCACTACAGCAGGAGATTTACCATATCGTATGGAAACACATCGCGAGGGAAAAAAATCTTGAACGGTAG
- a CDS encoding cyclic-di-AMP receptor has protein sequence MKLVVAVVQDKDSSKLAQNLVNANIRATKLASTGGFLHAGNTTFLIGTDDDKVDEVKHIIQQSCKAREQVVAPMSPMGASMESYIPYPVNVSVGGATVFVLDIEQFDQF, from the coding sequence ATGAAGTTGGTAGTGGCTGTTGTGCAGGACAAGGATAGCTCGAAATTAGCCCAAAATCTCGTAAATGCCAACATTCGGGCGACTAAACTGGCGTCGACTGGCGGTTTTCTCCACGCAGGCAACACCACGTTTTTGATTGGTACGGACGACGATAAGGTCGACGAAGTCAAGCACATTATTCAGCAGTCGTGTAAAGCGCGCGAACAAGTCGTCGCACCCATGTCCCCGATGGGGGCGAGTATGGAGTCCTATATTCCGTATCCGGTCAACGTCTCCGTTGGCGGAGCGACGGTTTTCGTGCTCGATATCGAACAATTTGATCAGTTCTAG
- a CDS encoding DNA polymerase III subunit, with translation MTQKIMMPPSDSFVLPDAVAEALAAGRLPHATLLVGPSRATMTAARYLAKALLCEDTTCPCGRCSACIRFQAGTQTDFFEVGGESIKTADIEAMQRWLSVRGHSGKKVYTLYGADQMTGVAANRILKTLEEPQPGVYALLTAATRQSVLSTIRSRCTVYPIAEPGVSAHTDVQVIPLLEDAMKETENHSFDGFINKMIKWVQMWLVDGTPALILAAQWQLICEEVSAADSLTLLVEYLRDILHTRVGQSSIRFQDWESHMKRVAPILEVRQWSRAIEIVLDSRQRLESHVATLLNFEQMCIRLREVLPDV, from the coding sequence ATGACGCAAAAGATCATGATGCCGCCTTCTGATTCATTTGTTTTACCGGACGCAGTCGCCGAGGCTTTGGCGGCGGGCCGGTTGCCACATGCCACGTTGCTCGTGGGGCCGTCTCGGGCTACGATGACGGCCGCCCGCTACCTTGCAAAGGCGCTGTTGTGTGAAGATACGACCTGCCCCTGCGGCCGGTGCAGCGCGTGCATCCGATTCCAAGCAGGGACGCAAACGGACTTCTTTGAAGTCGGTGGCGAATCCATTAAAACTGCGGACATTGAAGCGATGCAGCGATGGTTGTCCGTGCGCGGACACTCGGGGAAAAAAGTGTATACGTTGTATGGTGCGGACCAGATGACCGGCGTCGCCGCAAACCGTATTTTAAAGACGCTGGAAGAACCGCAACCTGGCGTGTACGCCTTACTCACCGCCGCAACGCGTCAGTCTGTATTGTCGACTATCAGATCCCGCTGTACCGTTTATCCTATCGCCGAGCCGGGGGTATCCGCACATACGGATGTCCAGGTCATCCCTCTATTGGAGGATGCGATGAAGGAGACGGAAAATCATTCGTTTGATGGGTTCATCAATAAAATGATAAAATGGGTGCAGATGTGGTTGGTCGATGGTACACCGGCCCTCATCTTGGCTGCCCAGTGGCAGTTGATTTGTGAGGAAGTATCCGCAGCAGACAGTTTGACGCTGCTCGTCGAATACCTTCGTGACATCTTGCATACTCGTGTCGGTCAGTCGAGCATTCGCTTTCAGGACTGGGAATCTCATATGAAGCGCGTCGCTCCCATACTTGAAGTGAGACAGTGGTCACGTGCCATCGAGATTGTTCTCGATAGCCGTCAGCGACTGGAATCCCATGTCGCAACCCTGTTGAATTTTGAGCAGATGTGCATCCGACTACGGGAGGTTCTGCCGGATGTATGA
- a CDS encoding initiation-control protein YabA has protein sequence MDKQSLFVQVANLEERIGELYVELGTLKQKIQDLIEENQRLERENEHFQQESLGKQSVHEPGSAQDNLLRIYREGFHICNVKYGSLRTEGECLFCLSFIQKT, from the coding sequence ATGGACAAACAGTCGTTATTCGTACAGGTCGCCAACCTCGAAGAGCGCATTGGCGAACTGTATGTAGAATTAGGTACATTAAAGCAAAAGATTCAAGACTTGATTGAGGAGAACCAGCGGCTTGAACGCGAGAACGAACACTTTCAACAGGAGTCGCTCGGGAAACAAAGCGTGCATGAGCCGGGGTCTGCTCAGGATAACTTGTTACGTATTTATCGGGAAGGTTTTCACATTTGCAATGTCAAGTATGGGAGCTTGCGTACTGAAGGGGAATGTCTTTTCTGTCTGTCGTTTATCCAAAAGACGTAA
- the rsmI gene encoding 16S rRNA (cytidine(1402)-2'-O)-methyltransferase: protein MVQEMKNNAGDGPKLYVCSTPVGNLSDVSYRLLDILRSVDVVACEDTRHTRKLLTHFDIHPDQLISYHQHNEQARTGFAERIWDEGRSIALVSDAGTPLLSDPGAVLVDLAIAREIPVIPVPGPSALLAGLVGSGLPLTPFVYLGFAPRQGSAAKSWLAPFLSVEATFVMYESPHRLHATLRLLLEQLGDRPGVLAKELTKQHETFVRGTLSELVEYTEEKDARGEYVILVDNRGGHDEPENEQARMEEAIAFVEARVASGERHKSAVLEAAEKYGVNRRTLYNETLS from the coding sequence ATGGTTCAAGAGATGAAAAATAACGCGGGAGACGGCCCGAAGCTGTACGTATGCAGTACACCCGTCGGCAATTTGTCGGATGTCAGTTACCGGCTGCTCGACATCTTGCGGTCTGTCGACGTCGTGGCATGCGAGGACACTCGCCATACCCGCAAACTGCTGACGCACTTTGACATTCACCCGGACCAACTCATCAGCTACCATCAGCATAACGAGCAGGCGCGCACTGGATTCGCCGAGCGCATCTGGGATGAGGGGCGCTCCATCGCGCTCGTGTCCGATGCGGGGACGCCGCTTTTGTCTGACCCGGGTGCAGTGTTGGTCGATCTCGCCATCGCACGCGAAATCCCCGTCATTCCCGTACCTGGCCCCAGCGCGCTCTTAGCGGGTCTCGTCGGCAGTGGGCTGCCGCTGACGCCATTCGTGTACCTAGGGTTCGCACCGAGGCAAGGGAGTGCCGCCAAGTCGTGGTTAGCGCCATTTCTGTCGGTCGAGGCGACGTTTGTCATGTACGAGTCGCCACATCGGTTACACGCCACGTTACGGTTGTTGCTCGAACAATTGGGGGACAGGCCTGGGGTGCTGGCGAAAGAGTTGACCAAGCAGCATGAGACGTTTGTGCGTGGGACGCTGAGCGAGTTGGTCGAGTATACCGAGGAAAAAGACGCTCGGGGAGAATATGTGATTCTGGTCGACAACCGCGGTGGGCACGACGAGCCTGAAAACGAACAAGCGCGTATGGAGGAAGCCATTGCATTTGTTGAAGCGCGAGTCGCCTCGGGTGAGCGTCACAAATCCGCCGTGCTGGAGGCGGCTGAAAAGTACGGGGTTAACCGCCGAACACTTTATAACGAAACGCTGTCATAA
- a CDS encoding AbrB/MazE/SpoVT family DNA-binding domain-containing protein, translated as MKSTGIVRKVDELGRVVIPIELRRTLGIGEKDALEIYVDGDRIILKKYEPACIFCGQADEIIHFKGKNICPSCIAEMSS; from the coding sequence ATGAAATCTACAGGAATTGTCCGCAAAGTCGATGAATTAGGTCGTGTTGTGATTCCGATTGAACTCCGTCGTACACTGGGTATCGGTGAAAAGGACGCACTCGAGATTTATGTCGATGGCGACCGCATCATTCTGAAAAAGTACGAACCTGCATGTATTTTCTGTGGCCAAGCTGATGAAATCATCCACTTCAAGGGAAAGAACATCTGCCCGTCCTGTATTGCTGAAATGAGCTCCTGA
- the metG gene encoding methionine--tRNA ligase, protein MGKPTFYITTPIYYPNDRLHIGHAYTTVAADAMARYKRLRGYDVFFLTGTDEHGQKIQTRAAQAGLAPKPFLDPIIEWIQGLWKKLNISYDDFIRTTEQRHTKVVEDIFEKLLKKGDIYLSEYEGWYCTPDESFWLERELKDGKCPECGREVQFVREESYFFRMSKYVDRLVQYYEENPGFIEPIGRKTEMLKNFIEPGLQDLCVSRTSFDWGVHVKSDPKHVVYVWLDALTNYITAIGYGSDDPQKRAQFEHYWPADVHVVGKDIVRFHSIYWPIILMALDLPLPKKVYGHGFFLAKGGKMSKSKGNVIDPLQLVDRYGRDAFRYFLLREVPFGQDGIFTPEGLVERLNYDLANDFGNLIHRTVAMLTRFNDGVVPAPGQRQAVDEALQQVAADAQKAVEEAMDAMQFSVALAELWTLVRRANKYIDECQPWKLHKEGETERLHTVLYNMVEAIRLATIMVQPFMTDAPVAIAKQFGWSGDAFSWTSLSFGEGPNGQKVTEEKPLFPRLDVEKEIEALEEMTGAKALQNTEDAGKDKEAAKSEAKPGKAQIGIDTFDQVELRVGQIKTAAKVEGADKLLQFQVDLGFETRQIVSGIAKYFTPEELVGKKVIVVANLKPVKLRGVESQGMILAASEGDTLTLATVPDTMPNGAIVK, encoded by the coding sequence ATGGGGAAACCGACATTCTATATTACGACGCCGATTTACTACCCCAACGACAGGCTCCACATTGGTCACGCCTACACGACGGTGGCGGCGGACGCGATGGCTCGCTACAAACGCCTTCGCGGCTATGACGTGTTCTTCCTGACGGGGACCGACGAACACGGTCAAAAAATCCAAACGCGCGCTGCGCAGGCGGGATTGGCGCCGAAGCCGTTTCTCGATCCGATCATTGAGTGGATTCAAGGGCTTTGGAAAAAGCTCAACATATCTTATGACGACTTTATCCGCACCACAGAACAGCGGCATACGAAGGTCGTCGAGGACATCTTCGAGAAGTTGCTGAAAAAGGGTGACATTTACCTCTCCGAGTACGAGGGGTGGTACTGTACGCCGGATGAATCGTTCTGGCTGGAGCGGGAACTCAAGGACGGCAAATGTCCCGAGTGTGGACGAGAAGTTCAGTTTGTCCGGGAGGAGTCGTACTTCTTCCGCATGAGCAAGTATGTCGACCGCCTCGTGCAATACTACGAGGAGAATCCAGGCTTTATCGAACCGATTGGCCGCAAGACGGAGATGCTGAAAAACTTCATCGAGCCGGGGCTGCAGGACTTGTGCGTCTCTCGCACGTCGTTCGACTGGGGTGTGCATGTCAAGAGTGATCCAAAACATGTCGTCTACGTTTGGCTGGATGCGTTGACAAACTATATTACGGCGATTGGTTATGGGTCGGATGATCCACAAAAACGCGCGCAGTTTGAACACTACTGGCCGGCGGACGTCCACGTGGTGGGCAAGGATATCGTCCGCTTCCACAGCATCTACTGGCCTATCATTCTGATGGCACTGGATTTGCCGCTGCCGAAGAAGGTATATGGTCACGGTTTCTTCTTGGCCAAGGGTGGCAAGATGAGCAAGTCGAAGGGCAACGTCATCGACCCCTTGCAGCTCGTCGACAGATACGGCCGTGACGCCTTCCGGTACTTTTTGTTGCGCGAGGTTCCGTTTGGCCAGGATGGCATCTTCACGCCGGAAGGGCTCGTTGAGCGATTAAATTACGATCTCGCCAACGACTTCGGCAATCTCATCCACCGCACAGTCGCGATGCTCACGCGCTTCAACGACGGTGTGGTACCTGCGCCAGGTCAACGGCAAGCGGTTGACGAAGCGCTTCAACAGGTAGCCGCCGATGCGCAAAAGGCGGTCGAGGAAGCGATGGACGCGATGCAGTTCTCGGTGGCGCTCGCAGAACTCTGGACACTGGTTCGCCGGGCCAACAAGTATATAGACGAGTGCCAACCGTGGAAGTTGCACAAAGAAGGCGAGACAGAGCGCCTGCACACGGTGTTGTACAACATGGTTGAGGCGATTCGCCTCGCGACGATTATGGTTCAACCGTTTATGACGGATGCGCCCGTCGCGATTGCGAAGCAGTTCGGTTGGTCGGGTGATGCATTCAGTTGGACATCGCTCTCGTTTGGCGAGGGTCCGAATGGGCAGAAGGTTACGGAGGAGAAGCCGCTATTCCCACGGCTCGATGTAGAAAAGGAGATTGAAGCGTTGGAAGAGATGACAGGCGCAAAGGCACTGCAAAATACGGAGGATGCGGGCAAGGATAAGGAAGCCGCAAAGAGTGAAGCGAAGCCAGGCAAAGCGCAGATTGGCATTGATACGTTCGACCAAGTCGAGTTGCGCGTCGGCCAAATCAAGACGGCGGCGAAGGTCGAAGGCGCTGATAAGTTGCTGCAATTCCAGGTGGACCTGGGCTTTGAGACTCGCCAAATTGTTTCGGGTATCGCGAAGTATTTTACGCCGGAGGAACTGGTCGGCAAGAAGGTTATCGTCGTGGCCAACCTAAAGCCTGTCAAGCTGCGTGGCGTTGAGTCGCAAGGGATGATTCTCGCTGCGTCTGAGGGTGATACCTTGACCTTGGCGACAGTGCCTGACACGATGCCGAACGGGGCGATTGTCAAGTGA
- a CDS encoding TatD family hydrolase: MTLFDTHCHLMDDQFADDLDAVLERAHSAGVSYVVVPAVDVQSARRAIAIAEQYEGVYAAVGIHPEAAKDVPASDFDEVERLASHEKVVAIGEIGLDYYWDAAPRPEQAAVLRRQIEIAKRVKRPVIIHNRESTQDIVQLLQDSGVDEVGGVMHCFNETLDVAKACMALGFYISFGGPVTFKKAEDVRQVAAQIPDDRLLVETDSPYLSPHPFRGKRNEPARVRLVAEQVAQVRGVDVDTIAALTTKNARALFRGVAANE, encoded by the coding sequence GTGACCTTGTTTGATACGCACTGCCATCTGATGGACGACCAGTTTGCGGATGATCTCGATGCCGTGCTCGAACGCGCGCATAGCGCAGGCGTTTCCTATGTGGTCGTCCCGGCGGTGGACGTTCAGAGTGCACGCCGCGCCATCGCGATTGCGGAGCAGTATGAAGGGGTGTATGCCGCGGTCGGGATACACCCAGAGGCGGCAAAGGATGTGCCAGCGTCAGATTTTGACGAGGTGGAACGACTGGCTTCGCACGAGAAGGTCGTCGCTATCGGTGAAATCGGGTTGGATTATTACTGGGACGCAGCACCGCGGCCGGAACAGGCGGCTGTGCTGCGTCGGCAAATCGAGATCGCCAAGCGAGTGAAACGACCAGTCATCATCCACAATCGCGAATCGACACAAGATATCGTTCAGTTGTTGCAAGACTCCGGCGTGGATGAAGTGGGCGGTGTCATGCACTGCTTCAATGAGACGTTGGACGTGGCAAAAGCCTGTATGGCGCTTGGATTCTACATTTCCTTTGGAGGACCTGTCACGTTCAAGAAGGCGGAGGATGTGCGCCAAGTGGCTGCGCAAATTCCGGATGACCGGCTGCTCGTGGAGACGGACAGCCCTTATTTGTCGCCACACCCGTTTCGCGGCAAGCGCAACGAGCCAGCTCGCGTGCGACTCGTCGCAGAGCAGGTAGCTCAAGTGCGCGGCGTCGACGTCGACACGATTGCGGCGCTGACCACGAAGAACGCGCGTGCGTTGTTTCGAGGGGTCGCAGCGAATGAATGA
- the rnmV gene encoding ribonuclease M5, which translates to MNEDVKRPIIHEIVVVEGIHDKQVVDVAVKADVLVLGGDRIGQRTMDVLRRAVRTRGVIVLTDPDGAGERIRRRIDRAVPGCSHAHVPRRQAVSRQGLGVEHADATAVREALLRARGQVAPTQSENRVEFTQEDLLSARLLACPEASVRRMALGDQLGIGYGNAKAFLNKLNTLGVTREEWRQALERLERDDG; encoded by the coding sequence ATGAATGAGGATGTCAAGCGTCCGATTATCCATGAAATTGTGGTGGTGGAAGGGATTCACGATAAGCAGGTCGTGGATGTCGCCGTAAAAGCAGACGTCCTCGTCCTCGGCGGCGACCGAATTGGCCAGCGGACAATGGACGTGCTCCGTCGCGCGGTGCGCACCAGAGGCGTCATTGTGCTGACCGACCCAGATGGCGCTGGGGAGCGAATTCGAAGGCGGATCGACCGCGCAGTGCCAGGATGCAGCCACGCGCACGTCCCCCGGCGTCAGGCCGTCAGCCGTCAGGGCTTAGGCGTTGAACACGCCGATGCCACGGCGGTGCGCGAGGCGCTCCTGCGCGCGCGGGGGCAAGTCGCACCAACGCAATCGGAAAACCGCGTGGAATTTACACAGGAAGACCTGTTGTCCGCGAGGCTGCTGGCTTGTCCCGAGGCCTCCGTTCGGCGGATGGCGCTTGGCGACCAACTGGGCATTGGCTATGGGAATGCAAAGGCGTTTTTGAACAAGCTGAATACGCTCGGCGTCACCCGCGAGGAGTGGCGTCAAGCATTAGAGAGGTTAGAACGAGATGACGGCTGA
- the rsmA gene encoding 16S rRNA (adenine(1518)-N(6)/adenine(1519)-N(6))-dimethyltransferase RsmA — MTAEQRHPGPTMRDLLAKHDFHTKKQFGQNFLVDRNVLSRITDAVGADDETLVLEVGPGAGALTAQLAQRAAQVIAVEKDETLRPVLAEALAPYPNVEVKFADVLEVDLCALLEPYLTEDRKLCFAANLPYYITTPILFQVLESNLLMERAVVMVQKEVADRMVAQPGGKAYGVLSVGIQYRSRATRLFTVPPGAFAPQPGVDSAVVLLDCTQRADVFVEDETWFFRVVKAAFSTRRKTLLNALSNSLSVGKDVCRAWIEAAGIKPDARAETLSIAQFAALANEYPRTQGE; from the coding sequence ATGACGGCTGAACAACGCCACCCGGGTCCAACCATGCGGGATTTGTTGGCGAAGCACGACTTTCACACGAAAAAGCAATTTGGCCAGAATTTCCTTGTCGACCGAAACGTCCTCTCGCGCATCACGGACGCGGTTGGCGCAGATGATGAGACGCTGGTGTTGGAAGTTGGTCCAGGGGCTGGGGCGCTGACGGCACAACTCGCGCAGCGTGCGGCTCAGGTCATCGCCGTTGAAAAGGATGAGACGCTGCGGCCAGTGCTTGCGGAGGCGCTTGCACCGTACCCAAATGTCGAAGTGAAGTTCGCGGATGTCTTAGAGGTCGATCTCTGTGCGCTCCTCGAACCTTATTTAACCGAAGATCGCAAGTTGTGTTTTGCGGCCAACCTGCCGTATTACATTACGACCCCTATTCTGTTTCAGGTGCTGGAGTCGAATTTGCTGATGGAACGCGCCGTCGTGATGGTGCAAAAAGAGGTGGCCGACAGGATGGTCGCACAGCCTGGTGGCAAGGCGTACGGCGTGTTGTCTGTGGGGATTCAGTACCGGTCGCGGGCGACGCGGTTGTTCACGGTTCCGCCAGGGGCGTTTGCGCCACAGCCTGGCGTGGACTCGGCTGTGGTTCTGCTCGACTGCACGCAGCGGGCCGATGTCTTTGTCGAGGATGAAACGTGGTTCTTTCGCGTGGTGAAAGCGGCGTTTTCCACGCGTCGCAAGACGCTCTTAAACGCGTTATCCAATAGTCTTTCGGTCGGCAAGGATGTGTGCCGAGCGTGGATTGAAGCGGCTGGTATCAAACCGGATGCTCGAGCGGAGACGCTCTCCATTGCACAGTTTGCGGCACTTGCGAACGAATACCCTCGGACGCAAGGGGAATAA
- a CDS encoding ribonuclease H-like YkuK family protein — protein sequence MLFLSPTRGMLSLEDVAYDILRERSTHADADYKLVVGTDSQLHGNGSVATFVTAIILHRAGRGARYFVHKSIHEHLYSLRQRMFTEAALSLQTSGQLMEQLQSRSQQEAFPISHFPARYSSEWHVEVHLDMGERGETKQWIREIVAWIEANGYEVRIKPDSYGASTVADRYTKH from the coding sequence GTGTTGTTCTTAAGCCCGACGCGTGGCATGCTCAGCCTGGAGGATGTTGCATACGACATCCTGAGAGAGCGAAGTACGCATGCCGACGCGGACTACAAGTTGGTCGTCGGCACCGATTCGCAATTGCATGGAAATGGTTCTGTGGCGACGTTTGTGACGGCCATCATCCTTCACAGAGCAGGAAGGGGCGCGCGTTACTTCGTCCACAAATCCATTCACGAACACCTCTACTCTCTTCGTCAGCGAATGTTTACAGAAGCTGCACTGTCCCTCCAAACAAGCGGCCAATTGATGGAGCAACTGCAGAGCCGCAGCCAGCAAGAAGCGTTTCCCATCTCTCATTTTCCTGCGCGTTACTCAAGTGAATGGCACGTCGAAGTCCATCTGGACATGGGTGAACGAGGCGAGACCAAACAGTGGATTCGCGAGATTGTCGCCTGGATTGAAGCAAATGGCTACGAAGTGCGCATCAAGCCGGACTCGTACGGGGCTTCGACGGTGGCGGATCGATATACGAAGCACTAA
- the yabG gene encoding sporulation peptidase YabG — protein sequence MWRIGDMVTRKSYGKDVCFVVVELDDASETAILKGLDVRLMADAPYEDLEQVSDDELRQFEAARTQVEGECLRLIQSRRAMEHEKRSLRRESRFQANPDFFERPGRVLHLDGDGTYLKKCMTMYRELGIRAIGQHVPETQMPSLVNSLLQQYEPDILIITGHDGVIRKGKDWADIQNYRNSHNFVRTVANARKHARNMDDLVIIAGACQSHFEAILDAGANFASSPQRIMIHALDPVFIAEKIAFTPIHETVDLYEAVKSTYTGTDGIGGLESRGKYRLGVPKSTY from the coding sequence ATGTGGAGAATAGGCGACATGGTCACGCGAAAATCATACGGGAAGGACGTCTGTTTCGTCGTCGTCGAATTGGATGACGCGTCCGAGACGGCCATTTTGAAAGGCCTTGATGTCCGTTTGATGGCCGACGCCCCGTATGAAGACCTGGAACAGGTCAGTGACGATGAACTGCGCCAATTCGAAGCCGCTCGCACACAGGTCGAAGGCGAGTGTCTTCGGCTAATTCAGTCACGCCGCGCAATGGAACATGAAAAGCGTTCGCTGCGTCGGGAAAGTCGCTTCCAAGCCAACCCGGATTTTTTTGAGCGGCCCGGTCGGGTTCTTCACTTAGATGGTGATGGAACGTACCTGAAAAAATGCATGACAATGTATCGTGAACTCGGTATCCGGGCGATCGGACAACATGTACCGGAAACGCAAATGCCCAGCTTGGTCAATTCTCTTCTGCAACAGTATGAGCCAGACATTTTAATTATTACGGGACACGACGGTGTCATCCGTAAGGGCAAGGACTGGGCGGACATTCAGAACTACCGCAACTCACACAACTTTGTGCGGACGGTTGCCAACGCGCGCAAACACGCGCGAAATATGGATGACCTCGTCATTATCGCGGGCGCCTGTCAATCGCATTTCGAAGCGATTCTGGATGCAGGCGCCAACTTTGCGAGTTCTCCGCAGCGCATTATGATTCACGCGTTAGATCCGGTGTTTATTGCTGAAAAAATCGCCTTTACCCCGATTCACGAGACGGTGGATTTGTACGAGGCGGTCAAGTCGACGTACACTGGGACAGACGGCATTGGCGGATTGGAGTCCCGTGGGAAATACCGTTTGGGCGTGCCGAAGTCAACCTACTAA
- the veg gene encoding biofilm formation stimulator Veg, with protein MAKNALHEIKKSLDGLIGERVLLRANGGRRKTVERFGVLEETYPSVFVVKLDPPDGSFERVSYSYADVLTETVELMLCTEDGNTSKFAVEQ; from the coding sequence TTGGCAAAAAATGCGCTCCACGAAATTAAAAAGAGTCTAGACGGACTCATCGGCGAACGCGTGCTACTCCGCGCCAACGGGGGCAGAAGAAAGACAGTTGAACGCTTCGGAGTCTTGGAAGAGACTTATCCATCGGTGTTTGTTGTGAAGTTAGATCCACCCGATGGGTCGTTCGAACGTGTTTCGTACAGCTATGCGGATGTCTTGACGGAAACAGTAGAGCTCATGCTTTGTACGGAAGACGGCAACACATCGAAGTTTGCAGTCGAACAGTAA
- a CDS encoding small, acid-soluble spore protein, alpha/beta type yields MARRRTMSEAFKVELAKDLGFYDTVAQEGWGGIRARDAGNMVKRALEIAEQAMAKSNHTTG; encoded by the coding sequence ATGGCGAGACGCAGGACAATGTCAGAGGCATTCAAAGTGGAACTTGCAAAAGACCTTGGATTCTATGACACAGTCGCACAAGAGGGCTGGGGTGGCATTCGAGCGCGCGATGCAGGGAACATGGTGAAGCGTGCCCTGGAAATTGCTGAACAAGCTATGGCGAAATCCAACCACACAACAGGATGA
- a CDS encoding cyanophycinase, producing MAGQIGPLVIVGGAEDKKGECRILRRFVELGGGKNARVLVITVATELPVEVGAEYIEVFERIGVGDVRTFDVSKRDAANLDSAVKMIENASCIYFTGGDQLRITKLLGGTRVDAALHEAAHRGVTLGGTSAGASMMSSTMIVEGEAETNPRVSIVDMAPGMEFLDGVVIDQHFAQRGRLGRLLSAVAQYPHHLGLGIDENTAVIVQNHVLEVIGEGAVSIVDAGSVTYSNLDSVSRDESLALCDVKLHTLPEGCGFELRERKPIPDFQDWVRKHNKELSS from the coding sequence TTGGCAGGCCAAATTGGCCCCTTAGTCATTGTGGGCGGGGCTGAAGACAAGAAGGGCGAATGCAGAATCCTACGGCGCTTTGTGGAACTGGGTGGCGGAAAAAATGCCCGTGTGCTCGTCATTACTGTGGCTACAGAGTTGCCGGTTGAAGTTGGCGCGGAATATATCGAAGTATTTGAGCGCATCGGCGTCGGCGATGTTCGCACGTTTGACGTCTCCAAACGAGATGCGGCCAATTTGGATAGTGCGGTCAAGATGATTGAAAACGCGTCCTGCATTTACTTCACTGGCGGAGATCAGTTGCGCATCACCAAATTGCTCGGCGGAACGCGCGTCGATGCAGCTTTGCACGAAGCGGCCCATCGCGGCGTGACATTGGGTGGTACGAGCGCCGGGGCTTCGATGATGTCGAGCACCATGATTGTCGAAGGTGAGGCAGAGACGAATCCGCGGGTCAGTATTGTCGATATGGCACCAGGTATGGAGTTTCTCGACGGCGTCGTGATAGACCAACATTTCGCTCAACGCGGTCGACTTGGACGACTTTTGTCGGCAGTGGCCCAGTATCCACATCATCTGGGTCTTGGTATTGATGAGAACACCGCGGTCATTGTTCAAAACCATGTCCTTGAGGTGATTGGCGAAGGCGCTGTCAGCATTGTCGATGCAGGGAGTGTGACTTACTCCAATCTCGATAGCGTCAGCAGGGACGAATCGCTCGCCCTTTGCGACGTGAAGTTGCACACGCTACCCGAAGGGTGCGGTTTTGAGTTGAGAGAGCGAAAACCGATTCCGGACTTTCAAGATTGGGTCCGTAAACACAACAAGGAGCTGTCCTCATGA